The following proteins come from a genomic window of Gimesia chilikensis:
- a CDS encoding arsenate reductase ArsC has protein sequence MKRVLVLCTGNSCRSQMAEELWEFLGQGEWEAESAGSKPSGYVHPLAIEAMRELDIDLSENTSKHLDQFTEQQFDLVVTVCDNAKESCPVFSGATQTLHWPFDDPADATGTDEEKMKTFRRVRDEIKTKIQAFLADESA, from the coding sequence ATGAAACGCGTATTAGTGTTATGTACCGGTAACTCCTGTCGTTCCCAGATGGCCGAAGAGCTTTGGGAGTTTTTAGGGCAAGGAGAGTGGGAGGCGGAGTCGGCTGGTTCGAAGCCTTCGGGTTATGTGCATCCCCTGGCGATCGAAGCGATGCGGGAACTGGACATCGATTTGTCAGAGAATACCAGTAAGCATCTCGATCAGTTTACCGAACAACAGTTCGACCTGGTGGTGACAGTCTGCGATAACGCAAAAGAATCCTGCCCGGTTTTCTCGGGAGCAACCCAGACCCTGCACTGGCCGTTTGATGACCCGGCTGATGCGACGGGAACCGATGAAGAAAAAATGAAAACATTCCGTCGTGTGCGGGATGAAATCAAAACCAAAATCCAGGCCTTTCTGGCCGACGAATCTGCTTAG
- a CDS encoding LamG domain-containing protein — protein MRSATLLLITLFIYCATGLSTELTAQEPEQVKGEYYGLKFDGRDSYVTLPHLNFTAWNTFTIEAWVKDWTGRICCEGKQGDPENSIWISIRASRHSAGWESNNGTNYSTRVDPNSVEGWDHVAMIYTGTEQVIYVNGKEVHRQNAPKPGPFVADRKFFLGAQEKWDEEQTRPAALFGKGIMRMFRVSNVVRYDKEFTPAQSFTPDANTELLLDFSKPDQTKLADVSKHKRNGTIHDAKWVLLTEE, from the coding sequence ATGCGATCTGCAACTCTATTGTTGATCACGCTTTTTATCTATTGTGCCACCGGACTTTCTACAGAGCTAACTGCACAGGAACCAGAACAGGTAAAAGGCGAATACTACGGACTGAAATTTGACGGCCGAGACAGCTATGTCACTCTGCCCCATCTGAATTTCACCGCATGGAATACCTTTACCATCGAAGCCTGGGTCAAAGACTGGACCGGCCGCATCTGCTGCGAAGGCAAACAGGGAGATCCCGAAAACAGCATCTGGATTTCCATCCGGGCCAGCCGCCATTCTGCAGGCTGGGAAAGTAACAACGGGACCAATTATTCAACGCGCGTCGACCCGAACTCGGTTGAAGGCTGGGATCATGTCGCCATGATTTATACCGGCACCGAGCAGGTCATTTACGTCAACGGCAAAGAAGTGCATCGACAGAACGCCCCCAAGCCAGGCCCGTTCGTTGCAGATCGAAAATTCTTTCTCGGTGCCCAGGAAAAATGGGACGAGGAACAAACCAGGCCGGCAGCCCTGTTCGGCAAGGGAATCATGCGGATGTTTCGCGTCTCGAATGTCGTCCGCTATGACAAGGAATTTACTCCTGCTCAATCATTTACACCGGACGCGAATACTGAGCTGCTGCTCGATTTCTCAAAGCCTGACCAGACCAAGCTGGCGGATGTCTCCAAACACAAACGGAACGGTACCATCCACGATGCCAAGTGGGTTCTGCTGACTGAAGAATAA
- a CDS encoding ArsI/CadI family heavy metal resistance metalloenzyme: MMTQESAVDFPGNFRVHVALTVSNLAQSKKFYELLLGVEPSKERPRYAKFEPVDPSVNLTLNEVDGGVTVEGGSAHFGIQVKSVAEVHAAIERFQAAGIKTITEEATTCCYAVQDKVWAVDPDGHKWEVFVVLKADAKDELYAQSGCCGPEMVNLTDCNQSQAD, translated from the coding sequence ATGATGACTCAGGAATCAGCTGTCGACTTTCCGGGAAATTTCCGTGTGCATGTCGCCTTGACGGTTTCCAATCTGGCGCAGTCAAAAAAGTTTTACGAACTGTTGCTGGGGGTGGAACCCAGCAAGGAACGTCCCCGCTATGCGAAATTTGAACCGGTGGATCCTTCGGTGAATCTGACCCTGAATGAAGTAGATGGGGGCGTCACCGTTGAAGGGGGCTCAGCTCACTTTGGGATCCAGGTGAAATCCGTGGCGGAAGTGCATGCTGCCATCGAACGGTTTCAGGCCGCCGGGATCAAAACCATCACGGAAGAGGCGACGACCTGTTGTTATGCCGTGCAGGACAAAGTCTGGGCCGTGGATCCCGATGGTCATAAGTGGGAAGTGTTCGTCGTGTTGAAAGCAGATGCGAAAGATGAACTCTACGCACAGTCGGGCTGCTGTGGTCCGGAGATGGTGAATTTGACGGACTGCAACCAGTCGCAGGCAGACTGA